A window from uncultured Desulfobacter sp. encodes these proteins:
- a CDS encoding ferritin family protein, whose protein sequence is MFTLNDLFDIAIKMEENGRAVYLNALKKSDNREIQSLVQWMADEECHHKAWFIEQKESMSATKNDLSVMLPGVIKEMMGENSLSLDDLNLSEISTPVQMLETFILFENDTILFYEFLEAFVDSEAVKAGLQKIIAEETAHVNKITAMIHSFKD, encoded by the coding sequence ATGTTTACCCTTAATGATTTATTCGATATTGCCATAAAAATGGAAGAAAACGGGCGCGCCGTCTACCTGAATGCTCTAAAAAAATCCGACAACAGGGAGATTCAAAGTCTTGTTCAATGGATGGCCGATGAAGAATGCCACCACAAGGCCTGGTTTATCGAGCAAAAAGAGAGTATGTCTGCAACCAAAAATGATCTTAGTGTCATGCTCCCGGGTGTAATTAAAGAGATGATGGGGGAGAACAGCCTCTCTTTAGATGACCTGAATCTTTCGGAAATTTCCACGCCCGTTCAGATGCTTGAAACATTCATCCTGTTTGAAAATGACACAATTTTGTTTTATGAATTCCTGGAGGCATTTGTAGACTCAGAAGCCGTCAAGGCGGGCCTGCAGAAAATCATCGCCGAAGAAACTGCCCATGTGAACAAAATAACCGCCATGATCCACTCTTTTAAAGACTGA
- a CDS encoding YebC/PmpR family DNA-binding transcriptional regulator, whose product MSGHSKWSTIKHKKGAADKKRAKIFTKLIKEITVAARMGGGDPGSNPRLRHAIDSAKAQNMPKDNVDRAIKKGTGDMDGVNYEEILYEGYGPGGVAVMVECLTDNKNRTIADVRYIFNKAGGNVGTDGCVAWMFDKKGVITVSKESVEEETLMEVAIDAGAEDIKDEGDSFDVLTAPEDFDAVKDAIDGAEIAYEVAEISMVPQNTTAVSGKEAEQMIKFMEALDDNDDIQNFYTNADIPDEAFDAM is encoded by the coding sequence ATGTCAGGACATAGCAAATGGTCGACCATCAAACACAAAAAAGGTGCGGCCGACAAAAAACGGGCGAAGATATTTACCAAGCTGATCAAGGAAATTACGGTAGCCGCCCGCATGGGCGGGGGTGATCCCGGGTCCAATCCCCGGCTGCGCCATGCCATTGATTCGGCCAAAGCCCAGAATATGCCCAAGGACAATGTGGACCGGGCCATTAAAAAGGGTACCGGTGACATGGACGGCGTCAATTATGAAGAAATCCTATATGAAGGATACGGACCCGGCGGTGTGGCCGTGATGGTGGAGTGCCTCACGGATAACAAAAACCGCACCATTGCCGATGTCAGATATATCTTTAATAAGGCAGGCGGCAATGTCGGCACCGACGGCTGCGTGGCCTGGATGTTTGATAAAAAGGGCGTAATTACTGTTTCCAAGGAAAGTGTAGAGGAAGAGACCCTCATGGAAGTGGCCATTGACGCTGGTGCCGAAGATATCAAGGACGAAGGCGACAGCTTTGATGTACTCACCGCCCCCGAAGATTTTGATGCGGTCAAAGATGCCATTGACGGCGCAGAGATCGCCTATGAGGTGGCTGAAATCTCTATGGTTCCCCAGAACACCACAGCTGTATCGGGCAAAGAGGCCGAGCAGATGATCAAATTCATGGAAGCTTTAGACGACAACGACGACATCCAGAACTTTTATACCAACGCTGATATTCCGGATGAGGCCTTTGACGCCATGTAA
- a CDS encoding RlmE family RNA methyltransferase has translation MKGKKKQTQGTKPAKKGGKSGQWADHLTQKAKSMGYPARSVFKLEDIQNRFQVINKGDTVLDLGCSPGSWTLYAAKLVGDQGRVLGIDLKAVETKLPPNASTIQDDILRPEDPAFIETHAGAFNAVISDMAPATTGRKDVDAIRSVELCRMALDTALKNLAVRGNFVCKIFQGNDFKAFEQEVKAAFKECRVFKPESCRKQSKEIFIIGKDKIK, from the coding sequence TTGAAGGGTAAAAAAAAACAGACACAGGGAACCAAGCCGGCTAAGAAAGGCGGCAAGAGCGGCCAGTGGGCCGATCATCTCACCCAAAAGGCCAAATCCATGGGATATCCTGCCCGGTCTGTGTTTAAACTTGAAGATATTCAAAACAGGTTTCAGGTGATCAACAAAGGGGATACCGTACTTGATCTTGGGTGCTCACCAGGGTCCTGGACCCTTTATGCGGCAAAGCTTGTGGGTGATCAGGGTCGGGTGCTCGGCATTGATTTAAAAGCGGTTGAAACAAAACTGCCGCCCAATGCGTCAACCATCCAGGATGATATCCTTAGGCCCGAAGATCCGGCGTTTATTGAAACCCATGCGGGCGCCTTTAATGCGGTGATCAGTGATATGGCCCCGGCCACCACCGGCAGGAAGGACGTGGATGCCATCCGCTCGGTTGAACTGTGCCGCATGGCCCTTGACACGGCCTTGAAAAATTTGGCTGTTCGGGGTAATTTTGTGTGCAAAATTTTCCAGGGGAACGATTTTAAAGCGTTTGAGCAGGAAGTGAAAGCAGCATTTAAGGAATGCCGGGTGTTCAAGCCCGAAAGCTGCAGAAAACAAAGCAAAGAAATTTTTATTATAGGTAAAGATAAGATAAAATAA
- the radA gene encoding DNA repair protein RadA, producing MAKKKDKSIFRCKTCGTQTPKWMGQCPDCGDWDSLIEETLVARTPGVTGAGRPAIAARPVPIESVETTNSLRMGTGINEFDRVLGGGIVSGSLVLIGGDPGIGKSTLMLQVLSTLAKAGKKCLYVSGEESIGQISMRGKRLGSMGNSLFVVSETDLEAILAMAEKDHYDAMVVDSIQTVFHPQVTSTPGSITQIREASMQFMRLSKTVGLPIFLVGHVTKGGAIAGPRIMEHMVDTVLYFEGDKNHIFRILRAVKNRFGSTNEIGVFEMRDQGLTQVPNPSAVFLSERAQVAPGSVVTASMEGSRPILVEIQGLVSTSGLGTPRRTVLGLDTNRVALIVAVMEKRLGMNLAGLDIFMNVTGGVRITEPSADLAIAAALASSFLDRPVHKETTLIGEIGLTGEIRAVSHAQARIKEAAKMGFTRCLVPTATMKQLSKIKGMTIESVSFLRDAVEVLFEG from the coding sequence GTGGCAAAAAAGAAAGATAAAAGCATATTCCGCTGTAAAACCTGCGGAACGCAGACACCGAAATGGATGGGCCAGTGCCCGGACTGCGGCGACTGGGACAGTCTTATTGAGGAAACCCTGGTGGCCCGAACCCCGGGGGTGACAGGCGCAGGCCGGCCGGCCATTGCAGCCCGGCCCGTTCCCATTGAATCTGTGGAGACGACCAATTCCCTGCGCATGGGCACCGGAATCAATGAATTTGACCGGGTTCTGGGCGGCGGTATTGTGAGCGGGTCCCTGGTGCTGATCGGCGGAGACCCCGGGATCGGGAAATCCACGCTCATGCTCCAGGTATTGTCCACCCTGGCAAAGGCCGGGAAAAAGTGCCTGTATGTGTCGGGCGAGGAATCCATAGGTCAGATTTCCATGCGGGGGAAACGCCTGGGATCCATGGGCAATTCTTTGTTTGTGGTCTCTGAAACCGATCTTGAGGCGATTCTTGCCATGGCGGAAAAAGATCATTATGACGCCATGGTGGTGGATTCCATTCAAACCGTATTTCATCCCCAGGTCACGTCCACTCCGGGCAGCATCACCCAGATCAGAGAAGCATCCATGCAGTTCATGCGTCTGTCCAAAACCGTAGGACTGCCCATTTTTCTTGTGGGACACGTCACCAAGGGCGGTGCCATTGCAGGCCCCAGAATCATGGAGCACATGGTTGACACGGTGCTCTATTTTGAAGGGGATAAAAACCATATTTTCCGAATTCTTCGGGCCGTAAAAAATCGTTTCGGTTCCACCAATGAGATCGGGGTGTTTGAAATGCGGGACCAGGGACTGACCCAGGTACCTAACCCGTCAGCCGTGTTTTTGTCCGAACGGGCACAGGTGGCCCCTGGATCGGTGGTGACGGCCAGCATGGAAGGTTCCCGCCCCATTCTGGTGGAGATCCAGGGACTGGTTTCCACGTCCGGACTGGGTACGCCCCGGCGAACGGTGCTGGGGCTGGACACCAACCGGGTGGCCCTGATTGTGGCGGTGATGGAAAAGCGGCTGGGAATGAACCTGGCGGGTCTGGACATTTTTATGAATGTCACGGGCGGCGTCCGCATCACCGAACCTTCGGCTGACCTTGCCATTGCAGCGGCACTTGCCTCAAGCTTTCTGGACCGGCCCGTGCACAAGGAGACCACCCTGATCGGAGAGATCGGTCTTACCGGTGAAATCCGGGCGGTCAGCCATGCCCAGGCCAGAATCAAAGAAGCCGCCAAAATGGGATTCACACGGTGTCTTGTGCCCACGGCCACCATGAAGCAATTATCAAAGATCAAAGGCATGACCATTGAAAGCGTCAGTTTTTTAAGGGATGCCGTGGAGGTTTTGTTTGAAGGGTAA
- a CDS encoding sugar kinase — MDSQNATQQKQKVEIDIVGGRFDKVTTVLEEFEPGDERFIHSYEKMNLEPRQVGDVETRVVEVKVPARLHLNVFDMNRFNLNRPGGGGLGVSIGVYFYAKVKSIPEPVIRTTGERQLIMAHYGHIFKKLLGYDGGFEIELQDHKRRHVGLGSSIGSMCAVCIGMNEVLGRPFYGWELRRIMGFHSCEESPVNEQYLLPAFETGIGAMVSINGGWVVASDDLVLVQRVALPDTKVLMFIPEVDSLEDEFKGVETAAESEVELLMRRARTLDALQVGAKAQIVLMDMIPAMIRNDLKKMGDALFELTHMGSKRAECEQHGAYGTPIYSYINAFREMGIEVAGMSSVGPTVFALTRKQDAYDRALKYLKSKNISDTRIIETEVDNVGGTITENGVERTFINDTWLQG, encoded by the coding sequence ATGGACAGTCAGAACGCAACGCAGCAAAAGCAAAAGGTAGAAATTGATATTGTAGGCGGCCGATTTGATAAAGTGACCACGGTGTTGGAGGAGTTTGAGCCGGGTGACGAAAGATTCATTCATTCCTATGAGAAAATGAACCTTGAGCCACGGCAGGTCGGCGATGTTGAAACCCGGGTAGTAGAGGTCAAAGTGCCTGCAAGACTTCATCTTAACGTGTTTGATATGAATCGGTTTAATTTGAACCGCCCCGGTGGCGGCGGTCTTGGTGTGAGTATCGGCGTTTATTTCTATGCCAAGGTCAAATCGATTCCGGAACCGGTGATTCGTACAACAGGCGAACGCCAGCTGATCATGGCCCATTATGGACATATTTTTAAGAAATTATTGGGGTATGACGGCGGGTTTGAAATAGAACTTCAGGACCATAAGCGTCGGCATGTGGGGCTCGGCTCTTCCATCGGTTCCATGTGTGCGGTGTGCATCGGTATGAACGAAGTTTTGGGACGGCCCTTTTATGGATGGGAGCTAAGGCGGATCATGGGGTTTCACTCGTGTGAGGAGAGCCCTGTGAATGAACAATATCTGCTGCCGGCCTTTGAAACCGGTATCGGGGCCATGGTGAGTATCAACGGCGGCTGGGTGGTGGCCAGTGATGATCTGGTGCTGGTCCAGCGTGTGGCGCTGCCGGATACCAAGGTCTTGATGTTTATTCCGGAGGTTGATAGTCTGGAGGACGAATTTAAAGGGGTGGAAACCGCTGCCGAATCCGAAGTTGAGCTTTTAATGAGGCGGGCAAGAACCCTGGATGCGCTTCAGGTCGGCGCAAAGGCGCAAATTGTCCTGATGGACATGATTCCTGCAATGATTCGCAATGATCTTAAAAAGATGGGCGATGCCCTCTTTGAATTGACACATATGGGATCCAAACGGGCCGAGTGCGAACAGCACGGTGCCTATGGAACTCCGATATACAGCTATATTAACGCCTTCCGGGAAATGGGGATTGAGGTGGCGGGTATGAGTTCCGTGGGGCCCACGGTTTTTGCATTGACCCGGAAGCAGGATGCCTATGACCGGGCTCTGAAATACCTTAAATCTAAAAATATTTCCGATACGCGAATTATAGAGACCGAAGTTGACAACGTAGGCGGAACCATCACGGAAAACGGGGTCGAAAGAACCTTTATAAATGATACCTGGCTTCAAGGATAA
- a CDS encoding phosphoribosylanthranilate isomerase, with the protein MTSSYKVKICGTTNVEDAQMTADAGVDFFGVVVEVDFSPRSLTIDAAQPLFSTPVLPPVALVYNMASARVETLIQQLNPFAVQFLSLAPPSFVTYLKKTYPTVEVWQSIHLPQAGEAVDLENFQKTVRASLGGGVDALLFDTAALSKGKMKFGGTGITSDWDIVRELMDSIPGTVPIWLAGGINPDNVGEAIDRLNPYGIDLCSGVEATRGKKDATKLSSLMTTIRARNSR; encoded by the coding sequence ATGACAAGCAGTTATAAGGTCAAAATTTGCGGCACCACCAATGTGGAGGATGCCCAGATGACTGCCGATGCCGGGGTTGATTTCTTTGGCGTGGTGGTGGAGGTCGATTTTTCCCCGAGATCCTTGACCATTGATGCGGCCCAACCGCTTTTTTCAACGCCCGTCCTTCCGCCTGTGGCCCTGGTGTACAATATGGCATCAGCACGCGTTGAGACGCTGATTCAACAGCTGAACCCCTTTGCCGTACAATTTTTAAGCTTGGCGCCCCCTTCTTTTGTTACATATCTGAAAAAGACCTACCCGACAGTTGAAGTGTGGCAATCGATCCATCTGCCCCAGGCGGGTGAAGCGGTGGATCTGGAAAATTTTCAGAAAACGGTTCGAGCCTCCCTTGGCGGTGGTGTCGATGCCCTTCTTTTCGATACTGCCGCCTTATCCAAGGGCAAAATGAAATTTGGCGGCACCGGTATCACGTCGGATTGGGACATTGTCAGGGAACTGATGGATTCGATTCCGGGAACGGTGCCCATCTGGCTGGCCGGCGGCATCAATCCGGACAATGTCGGTGAAGCTATTGACAGGCTTAACCCCTACGGCATTGATTTATGCTCCGGTGTGGAAGCAACCCGCGGAAAAAAAGATGCGACAAAGCTATCGTCATTGATGACAACCATTCGCGCTAGGAACTCAAGATAG
- a CDS encoding zinc-dependent dehydrogenase, whose translation MKAAVVYGKNDIRIEEYPTPTAGAGEVIVKTKVSGICATDIKTLLGQGLPKDLPTILGHEVVGEIFEIGAGVTEYQPGDRVAVYPIAVCGKCYYCRQGRHNLCDHEFGLAHGIEGGFAEYVRLPKEIVNIGGVVKLPDDVPFDKAVLAEPLSCAMASLKTCKVGPDQVVLIIGAGPMGLMQLKLAKWMGAVVIVVDLMEDRLAIAKEMGADHCVNPKTTDHIEEVKRLTDNKGAQAVIASLGIPSVIEANLQLTRKGGTFNIFGGPPAGQTISVDPRWLHYFEINLTGTFAASPDDFKKSLDLIINNEITVDDLVTDRFTLDSFLDAVERAKKQQMIRGIVEF comes from the coding sequence GTGAAAGCAGCAGTAGTCTATGGAAAAAATGATATTCGCATTGAAGAATATCCGACACCAACGGCAGGCGCCGGAGAAGTTATTGTAAAAACTAAAGTGTCAGGCATTTGCGCCACGGACATTAAAACCTTGCTGGGTCAAGGGCTTCCCAAAGACCTGCCCACCATTTTGGGGCATGAGGTGGTCGGCGAGATTTTTGAAATCGGAGCCGGTGTTACGGAGTATCAACCCGGGGACCGAGTGGCGGTCTATCCCATTGCTGTTTGCGGGAAGTGTTATTACTGCCGCCAGGGCAGACATAATTTATGTGACCACGAATTTGGCCTGGCCCACGGGATTGAGGGCGGATTTGCCGAGTACGTGCGTCTGCCCAAAGAGATTGTGAACATCGGCGGGGTGGTCAAGCTTCCGGATGATGTGCCGTTTGATAAGGCTGTTTTAGCAGAACCCCTGTCATGCGCCATGGCGTCCCTGAAAACCTGCAAGGTCGGACCGGACCAGGTCGTTTTGATTATAGGCGCAGGCCCCATGGGGTTGATGCAGCTGAAACTTGCAAAGTGGATGGGTGCCGTTGTGATTGTTGTGGATTTAATGGAAGACCGGTTGGCCATCGCCAAGGAGATGGGGGCGGATCATTGTGTCAATCCCAAGACAACGGATCACATAGAAGAAGTTAAAAGGTTAACCGACAATAAGGGGGCGCAAGCTGTTATTGCATCTCTGGGTATCCCGTCGGTGATCGAAGCAAATTTACAGCTCACCCGAAAGGGCGGCACATTTAATATTTTTGGCGGGCCGCCGGCAGGTCAAACCATATCGGTGGATCCAAGATGGCTGCACTACTTTGAAATAAACCTGACCGGCACCTTTGCGGCATCACCTGACGATTTCAAAAAGAGCCTTGATTTGATTATCAACAATGAAATCACCGTTGATGATTTGGTTACGGATCGGTTTACCCTTGATTCGTTTTTAGACGCCGTGGAGCGAGCCAAAAAACAGCAAATGATCCGGGGAATTGTGGAATTTTAA
- a CDS encoding fructose-bisphosphate aldolase, whose protein sequence is MNGKERRLRKILNKETGRSLVLAVDHGMALGAMTGIVDIADTIQKLDATGKVDCWLMTKGIYTHAFDPSGDPGVILRASGGATIAGPELTREGQTADTEEALRLGVDAMATSAFVGSVNEHETLIGMARMATECRKWDMPLLGVIGLGKTNEDKKKDPKFIALGARVGAEHGADIIKTYYTETDFEKVVAGCPVPVMIAGGPKCETDLDTLNMIYGALQGGAKGIVMGRNVWQSPHPTALLSAVYGLIHEGMNVKEAADLLAHEAN, encoded by the coding sequence ATGAATGGAAAAGAGAGGCGACTGAGAAAAATTCTGAATAAAGAAACGGGCCGTTCTTTAGTCCTTGCCGTTGATCACGGCATGGCCCTTGGTGCCATGACCGGGATTGTGGACATTGCCGATACGATTCAAAAACTGGACGCCACCGGCAAGGTGGATTGCTGGCTGATGACCAAAGGTATTTATACCCATGCCTTTGATCCCAGCGGAGATCCCGGGGTGATTCTCAGAGCCAGCGGCGGGGCGACCATTGCCGGGCCGGAACTGACCCGGGAGGGGCAGACCGCAGATACCGAGGAGGCCTTGCGCCTGGGCGTGGATGCCATGGCAACCTCAGCCTTTGTCGGATCGGTAAATGAGCATGAAACCCTGATCGGCATGGCCCGGATGGCAACAGAGTGCCGCAAATGGGATATGCCCCTTTTAGGGGTTATCGGCCTTGGCAAAACCAATGAGGACAAGAAAAAAGATCCTAAATTCATTGCCCTAGGTGCCCGGGTGGGTGCCGAGCACGGCGCGGATATCATCAAGACCTATTACACGGAAACCGACTTTGAGAAGGTTGTGGCCGGATGCCCTGTGCCGGTCATGATTGCCGGCGGCCCCAAATGTGAAACGGATCTTGATACGCTCAATATGATATACGGAGCGCTTCAAGGCGGCGCCAAAGGCATTGTCATGGGACGAAACGTGTGGCAAAGCCCGCACCCCACAGCATTGTTGTCAGCGGTTTACGGCCTGATACACGAAGGGATGAATGTGAAAGAGGCGGCGGATCTCCTGGCCCACGAGGCGAATTAG
- a CDS encoding CsgG/HfaB family protein produces the protein MNRKKNLVFVAACILLLTTAGCMSSMSTGDSGAKTTATGSAGGANAQNANQGLERCTASLGTLAIYEDRDEPWYHYLTRDLRLPSTVPVLRLLAQQSNCFVVVERGKAMNQMMEERALMQSGEMRTGSNFGKGQMVAADYTMTPSITFSANDTSGGGAVVGALFGSAAGAVAGGFKTSDASTMLTLIENRSGVQLAAAEGSARNTDFSLMGGMFGSHVGGAAGAYGKTPEGKVIVAAFTDSMNNIIRAVKSYKAQSVSGGLGTGGTMGVQGGAAAMAASNVFEGVMTQRNYNTAAGVYDYVIITKDRSRTFTFSNARKIPYRDDLVQFSAPGGQVDVNSFKLLERKYLQKYWQ, from the coding sequence ATGAACAGGAAAAAAAATTTAGTTTTCGTGGCAGCCTGCATTCTTTTACTTACGACGGCAGGGTGTATGTCTTCAATGTCCACCGGTGACAGCGGGGCAAAAACAACCGCCACAGGGTCGGCCGGCGGGGCAAACGCCCAGAATGCCAATCAGGGGCTTGAACGGTGCACGGCGTCTTTAGGCACATTGGCCATTTATGAAGATAGAGATGAACCCTGGTATCACTATTTGACAAGGGATCTGCGATTACCGTCCACCGTTCCCGTACTCCGCCTACTTGCCCAGCAGTCCAATTGCTTTGTGGTGGTTGAACGGGGCAAGGCCATGAACCAGATGATGGAAGAACGTGCCTTGATGCAGTCCGGTGAAATGCGCACCGGTTCCAATTTCGGAAAAGGCCAGATGGTGGCGGCAGACTATACCATGACCCCGAGCATCACCTTCAGCGCCAATGACACCAGTGGCGGCGGTGCTGTTGTGGGGGCACTGTTCGGGTCAGCCGCCGGGGCCGTGGCCGGAGGCTTTAAAACCAGCGATGCCAGTACCATGCTGACACTGATTGAAAACCGTTCCGGGGTCCAGCTGGCTGCGGCTGAGGGTAGTGCCAGGAATACGGATTTTTCACTTATGGGCGGAATGTTTGGATCCCATGTCGGGGGAGCGGCAGGGGCCTACGGCAAAACACCTGAAGGCAAGGTCATCGTGGCGGCATTCACCGACTCCATGAACAATATCATCCGGGCCGTAAAATCGTATAAAGCCCAATCCGTATCCGGCGGACTTGGCACCGGCGGGACCATGGGAGTCCAGGGTGGAGCCGCGGCAATGGCGGCGTCCAACGTTTTTGAAGGGGTCATGACCCAGCGCAATTACAACACTGCTGCCGGGGTTTACGATTATGTGATCATCACCAAGGACCGTTCCCGGACATTTACATTCAGCAATGCCAGGAAAATCCCTTACAGAGATGACCTTGTTCAGTTTTCTGCGCCGGGCGGACAGGTTGACGTGAATTCATTTAAATTGCTTGAAAGGAAATATCTGCAAAAGTATTGGCAGTAA
- a CDS encoding TetR/AcrR family transcriptional regulator, with protein MNSPTKRKEMMNRLLKEQAVKTVLAMIQEGISITMDNVAAKCGVSKGTLYNYFKNKKDLLNYVHEAVIIPMKKGSNKIFEKNIPPMEKIYGFVGNVFDFQKEYPLYFKFIQSQRSAADAVSERMDVIILPLVNVCRDGMRQGQFVDADPYVMAAMIFGTVIGPLESLTYREDALQDLEELKQEIVRFLDKCILKEQERSL; from the coding sequence ATGAATTCGCCGACCAAAAGAAAAGAGATGATGAATCGCCTGCTCAAAGAGCAAGCGGTTAAAACCGTGCTTGCAATGATCCAGGAAGGAATATCCATCACCATGGATAACGTGGCGGCCAAATGCGGTGTCTCTAAAGGAACCTTGTACAACTATTTTAAAAACAAAAAAGATCTGCTCAATTATGTCCATGAGGCTGTGATTATCCCTATGAAAAAGGGATCAAATAAAATATTTGAGAAAAATATTCCGCCCATGGAAAAAATATATGGATTTGTGGGTAATGTGTTTGATTTCCAGAAGGAATACCCACTTTATTTTAAATTTATCCAGAGCCAGCGTTCGGCGGCCGATGCCGTCTCCGAGCGTATGGACGTGATCATTCTTCCCCTGGTCAATGTCTGCCGGGACGGGATGCGCCAGGGACAGTTTGTTGACGCCGATCCCTATGTCATGGCAGCCATGATTTTCGGTACGGTGATCGGTCCTTTGGAATCCCTGACATATCGGGAGGATGCGCTCCAGGATTTAGAAGAACTCAAACAGGAAATTGTCCGCTTTCTGGACAAATGTATACTTAAGGAACAGGAGAGATCGTTATGA
- a CDS encoding efflux RND transporter periplasmic adaptor subunit, whose protein sequence is MKRFLLGFVTAVIIGGGVLYYSGLLSLPWAGAQKDQEPSQSEQANAQSAPARPPVEVAVYTVKPQEVVFTKDLAGRTSAYQVAEIRPQVTGIILKRMFTQGSIVKKGQQLYQIDPSTYKAAYESAAASLVRAEADVKAAEPKLARYSRLVKVGGVSRQVYDDTVAALAQAKADVAVANANLATAKINLDYTKVFSPISGRIGKSSVTEGALVTANQTTALAVVQNLDQIYVDVNQSSEELMALKKGLNNPEQNSMVSLFIGKEGTLYDLKGKLLFSDATVDQSTGMVQLRILFPNPEKELLPGLFVRARVEQSRQEKAIVVPQQAVVRNSDGTVSVWAVDKENTVKYQTIEVSQAVKDQWVVSAGLAPGDRVVVQGLQKISPQAKVTTVEYKASTNS, encoded by the coding sequence ATGAAGCGTTTTTTGCTTGGTTTTGTCACGGCCGTAATTATTGGCGGTGGAGTTTTGTATTATTCAGGGTTGCTGTCTCTGCCCTGGGCAGGGGCGCAAAAAGATCAGGAGCCCTCCCAGTCCGAGCAGGCGAACGCCCAGTCTGCTCCGGCCCGTCCGCCGGTTGAGGTGGCCGTTTATACGGTCAAACCCCAGGAAGTGGTCTTCACCAAAGATCTGGCCGGCAGAACGTCCGCATACCAGGTCGCTGAAATTCGGCCCCAGGTTACGGGTATTATCCTGAAACGGATGTTCACCCAGGGCAGTATCGTTAAAAAGGGTCAGCAGCTTTATCAGATTGATCCGTCTACCTACAAAGCAGCTTATGAGTCGGCAGCAGCCAGTCTTGTTCGCGCCGAAGCGGATGTCAAAGCTGCCGAACCCAAGCTTGCCCGCTACAGCCGTCTGGTGAAGGTGGGTGGTGTCAGCCGCCAGGTTTATGATGATACCGTGGCCGCCCTGGCCCAGGCCAAGGCCGATGTGGCGGTTGCCAATGCCAATCTGGCCACCGCAAAAATCAATCTGGATTATACCAAGGTCTTTTCACCCATTTCCGGACGCATCGGCAAGTCTTCGGTAACCGAAGGCGCTTTGGTTACAGCCAATCAAACCACCGCCCTGGCCGTGGTTCAGAATCTGGATCAGATCTATGTGGACGTAAACCAGTCCAGCGAGGAACTCATGGCGCTTAAAAAGGGCCTGAATAATCCTGAACAAAATTCCATGGTCAGCCTGTTCATCGGTAAAGAAGGTACCCTTTATGATCTGAAGGGGAAATTGCTGTTTTCCGATGCTACAGTGGACCAGAGTACGGGTATGGTCCAGTTGCGGATACTGTTTCCCAACCCGGAAAAAGAACTGTTGCCCGGCCTTTTTGTTCGTGCCAGGGTAGAGCAGTCGCGCCAGGAGAAAGCCATTGTTGTTCCCCAGCAGGCCGTGGTTCGAAATTCAGACGGTACGGTGTCTGTTTGGGCTGTGGACAAGGAAAATACCGTGAAGTACCAGACAATAGAAGTTTCCCAGGCCGTCAAGGATCAGTGGGTGGTCTCAGCCGGCCTCGCCCCCGGTGACCGGGTGGTTGTTCAGGGATTGCAGAAAATCAGTCCCCAGGCCAAGGTCACGACCGTGGAATATAAAGCATCCACCAACTCATGA